A single Natranaerobius thermophilus JW/NM-WN-LF DNA region contains:
- a CDS encoding class I SAM-dependent methyltransferase — MQINPFNKPTEIDKQLLDGVISQGDRVVDATCGNGHDTEYLANRVGDQGLVYAFDIQKQALETTWKRLQQEGLHERVRLLNKGHEKLIEDVEGPVSCVMFNLGYLPGSDKKVVTEPQNTIRAIEGALSLLKAGGLLTIVLYPGHETGMIESQVVQDYLMRLDQTKFHTKKIISLNFKNNPPYLMAVLKNK, encoded by the coding sequence GTGCAAATAAACCCTTTTAATAAACCTACAGAAATAGATAAACAGTTATTGGACGGTGTGATATCACAAGGTGATAGAGTAGTTGATGCAACTTGTGGGAATGGACACGATACTGAATATTTAGCCAATCGAGTTGGTGATCAGGGGCTTGTGTATGCTTTTGATATTCAAAAGCAAGCTCTTGAAACTACTTGGAAACGTTTACAGCAGGAGGGACTGCATGAGCGAGTAAGATTACTTAATAAAGGTCACGAAAAATTGATTGAGGATGTGGAAGGGCCGGTTAGTTGTGTTATGTTTAATTTAGGTTATTTGCCTGGTAGTGACAAGAAGGTAGTGACAGAACCTCAGAATACTATCCGAGCTATTGAAGGAGCTTTAAGTTTATTGAAGGCCGGTGGATTATTGACAATAGTATTATATCCAGGTCATGAGACAGGAATGATAGAATCTCAAGTGGTTCAAGATTACCTTATGAGACTAGATCAGACTAAATTCCATACAAAGAAAATTATATCTTTAAATTTTAAAAACAATCCACCGTATCTAATGGCAGTTTTAAAAAACAAGTAA
- a CDS encoding MBL fold metallo-hydrolase, which yields MKVTFLGTGPSHGVPVIGCSCSVCSSKDSKNTRYRSSVIIKYENNHLLIDTPPEFRLQMINNNIHRIDGVLFTHPHADHVHGFDDLRRFNEIQRESIPCFASSETVKNLKNMYSYVFRGGDPYTSSPKVTLHSISSSFELNGLTINPIPIYHGKSLILGYRIGRFAYLTDCSQIPPDSYKFLQGLHTLVIGALRYRSHPNHLSVDEAVETVNKINPEVAYFTHMTHDLDYYQLNEQLPVNIKPAFDNLTIQVE from the coding sequence ATGAAAGTAACATTCTTAGGTACAGGGCCATCTCACGGGGTCCCGGTAATTGGTTGTAGCTGTTCAGTGTGTTCAAGTAAAGATTCAAAAAACACCAGGTACCGGTCGAGCGTGATCATCAAATATGAAAATAATCACCTGTTAATTGATACTCCACCGGAGTTTCGGTTGCAAATGATCAATAACAATATACACAGGATAGATGGAGTGCTTTTTACCCATCCCCATGCTGACCATGTTCACGGTTTTGACGATTTAAGACGCTTCAATGAAATTCAAAGGGAATCTATTCCTTGTTTTGCCAGTTCAGAAACTGTAAAGAATCTAAAAAACATGTATTCTTATGTCTTTAGAGGTGGAGATCCCTATACTAGTAGTCCCAAAGTTACTTTACATTCAATCTCGAGTAGTTTTGAACTCAATGGCTTGACCATCAACCCAATTCCAATATATCATGGGAAGTCTTTAATCCTGGGTTATCGTATCGGTAGGTTCGCTTATCTTACAGATTGTTCTCAGATTCCTCCCGATTCATATAAATTTTTACAGGGTCTGCATACTCTAGTGATCGGTGCTTTGAGGTATCGTTCTCACCCTAACCATTTAAGTGTTGATGAAGCTGTAGAGACTGTAAATAAAATAAATCCTGAAGTTGCTTACTTTACACATATGACTCATGATCTAGACTACTATCAGTTAAATGAACAATTACCAGTTAATATAAAACCGGCCTTTGATAATTTAACTATCCAAGTCGAATGA
- a CDS encoding MTH1187 family thiamine-binding protein → MAIVEVSVAPLGTGSPSISPYVADCHQILESQSKVNYKLTPMGTILEGDLNDCLDIVKQMHQVPFDSEAQRVVTNIKIDDRRDKTASMNQKVSSVTSKMSQTE, encoded by the coding sequence TTGGCCATTGTAGAGGTTAGTGTAGCTCCACTGGGAACTGGCTCTCCAAGCATCAGCCCTTATGTGGCTGACTGTCATCAAATACTGGAATCTCAATCAAAGGTTAATTACAAACTAACACCAATGGGAACCATTTTAGAAGGTGATCTGAACGATTGTTTGGATATTGTTAAACAAATGCATCAAGTACCCTTTGATTCAGAAGCGCAGAGAGTCGTGACAAACATTAAAATAGATGATCGCAGAGATAAAACAGCAAGTATGAACCAAAAAGTCAGTTCTGTCACTTCAAAAATGTCCCAAACTGAATAA
- a CDS encoding 3'-5' exoribonuclease YhaM family protein, producing the protein MKKEQFVKDINVGDKIDAPFVVVEKKMMDFNTQKKTGEKFMLLRLRDNTGTIKAVLWERAEQTANYVHEDTIVWVKGKTQEYKGVQIIIDEIEAIAEDIDLTPFVPSSSIGSEELKKELRKTIKNINNKYLTELLNTIFEDQKLLSLYLKAPAGKKVHHNYLGGLAEHSLEVIKIVSSMYQLYQDRINWDLLVTGSLLHDIGKIYEYDLNSPSFQMTDRGKLLGHIALGEELIRSKIDRLSYFPESLAVEIRHMILSHHGEKEWGSPEVPKTFNALCLFYGDLISSRLNQVDKLFFEAETGEQEENFNWTNFDPLMGRAFYLPQEETSEQIEGSQLSLDNLTES; encoded by the coding sequence ATGAAAAAAGAACAATTTGTAAAAGATATCAATGTTGGAGATAAAATAGATGCTCCTTTTGTAGTCGTTGAAAAAAAGATGATGGATTTTAATACCCAGAAAAAAACTGGGGAAAAGTTTATGTTACTGCGCTTACGAGATAATACTGGCACCATTAAGGCCGTTTTGTGGGAACGGGCTGAACAGACAGCTAATTATGTGCATGAAGATACTATTGTCTGGGTGAAGGGAAAAACTCAGGAATATAAAGGAGTCCAAATAATAATTGATGAAATCGAAGCTATAGCTGAAGATATTGATCTGACTCCCTTTGTCCCCTCCAGTTCTATAGGAAGTGAAGAGCTTAAAAAAGAATTACGAAAAACTATCAAAAATATCAATAATAAATACTTGACCGAGCTACTTAATACAATATTTGAAGATCAAAAACTTCTTAGTTTATATCTCAAGGCCCCAGCAGGCAAGAAAGTGCATCACAATTATCTGGGGGGCTTGGCGGAACACAGTTTAGAAGTTATCAAAATAGTTTCATCAATGTATCAGCTGTATCAAGATAGAATTAACTGGGATCTTCTTGTTACAGGGAGCTTACTCCATGATATAGGTAAAATTTACGAATATGATTTAAATAGTCCTAGTTTTCAAATGACTGATAGAGGAAAACTATTGGGACATATTGCATTGGGAGAAGAGTTGATAAGGTCTAAAATTGATAGATTATCGTATTTTCCCGAATCACTGGCTGTGGAGATTAGGCATATGATTTTAAGCCATCACGGAGAGAAAGAATGGGGTTCTCCAGAAGTCCCAAAAACCTTTAACGCTTTATGTTTATTTTATGGAGATCTGATTAGCAGTCGGCTAAATCAGGTTGATAAATTGTTTTTTGAGGCTGAGACTGGAGAGCAAGAAGAAAACTTTAATTGGACTAATTTTGATCCTTTAATGGGTAGAGCTTTTTATTTGCCTCAAGAAGAAACTAGTGAACAGATAGAAGGAAGCCAGCTAAGTCTTGATAATTTAACTGAATCTTAA
- a CDS encoding protein arginine kinase translates to MLDKYIRETGAKWMEGEGPHHNIVLSSRIRLARNFREVPFPSLAGDEETEQVINSVQESLKRGESGLGRPKTIKMKDLSSIDKQVMVEKHLISPLLAKEDRNSAVILSQDEDISIMLNEEDHIRIQCLFPGLQLEKAFEMADHIDDLIEESVDYAFDEELGFMTACPTNVGTGMRASVMLHLPALAITGQINRILSAVGQVGLAVRGLYGEGSEVVGNIFQISNQITLGQSEQDMIENLLGVTKQIVEQEEQARKKLEEDSELKVADKAGRSFGQLSYARIVTTKEALDLLSQVRLGVDMGLLKEVDATILDDLMVLIRPANLQKIAGKELESGERDTKRAEIIQKRINMNTDKQE, encoded by the coding sequence ATTTTCGGGAAGTACCGTTCCCCTCCTTAGCAGGTGATGAAGAAACAGAACAAGTAATAAATTCAGTTCAGGAAAGTTTAAAAAGAGGAGAAAGTGGCTTAGGACGACCGAAAACTATTAAGATGAAAGATTTAAGTTCCATTGACAAACAAGTTATGGTTGAAAAACATTTAATCAGTCCGTTACTTGCAAAAGAAGATAGAAATAGTGCTGTAATTCTCAGCCAGGATGAAGACATTAGCATTATGCTCAATGAAGAGGATCATATTAGAATTCAGTGCCTGTTTCCTGGATTACAACTAGAGAAAGCCTTTGAAATGGCTGATCATATTGATGATTTAATTGAAGAATCGGTCGATTACGCCTTTGACGAAGAACTGGGTTTTATGACAGCATGCCCTACCAATGTTGGCACGGGAATGAGGGCTTCAGTTATGCTACATTTACCAGCTTTAGCTATAACCGGTCAAATTAACAGAATCTTGTCAGCAGTAGGGCAAGTAGGCCTAGCAGTCAGAGGATTATATGGTGAAGGGTCTGAAGTGGTTGGAAACATATTTCAGATATCCAATCAAATAACCCTGGGACAATCTGAACAAGATATGATTGAGAATTTGCTGGGAGTTACGAAACAAATAGTTGAGCAAGAAGAGCAAGCCAGGAAAAAATTAGAAGAAGATAGTGAGTTAAAAGTTGCCGATAAAGCAGGACGTTCCTTTGGGCAGTTGAGTTATGCTAGAATTGTCACCACAAAAGAAGCCCTAGATCTATTGAGCCAAGTAAGATTAGGTGTGGATATGGGCTTATTAAAAGAAGTAGATGCTACAATTTTAGATGATCTAATGGTTCTAATCAGACCGGCCAACTTACAGAAAATAGCTGGTAAGGAACTAGAATCAGGTGAGAGGGATACCAAACGAGCGGAAATTATACAGAAAAGAATAAATATGAATACAGATAAACAAGAATAA
- a CDS encoding ATP-dependent Clp protease ATP-binding subunit: protein MFARFTQRAQKVMALSQDEAKRLNHNYIGTEHLLLGLIREGEGIAAQTFKNLGVDLEEVREAVENLVQPGEEQVSGNVGYTPRVKTVIELSMEEARRMGHNYIGTEHLLLGLVKEGEGIAAKVLQELGVDLDKAREEVLKIIGGSQQPKGQANFGQAQNPKMANRDKTPTLDNFGRDLTKLAEEGKLDPVIGRKKEIERVIQVLSRRTKNNPCLIGEPGVGKTAIAEGLAQKIIEGEVPKILENKRVVTLELSAVVAGTKYRGEFEERLRKLIDELTDSGEVIIFIDEIHTMIGAGAAEGAIDASNILKPALAKGELQCIGATTLDEYRKYIEKDSALERRFQPVTVDEPSKEATVEILKGLRDRYEAHHRVQITDDAIEASVKMSDRYITDRYLPDKAIDLIDEAASNVKLKTNTAPPDMRKLEEDLEEIEKEKEAAVKSQDFEQAAKLRDKEQEIKKELEDMEKSWEKKQLSDEAQVTEEDIARIVSDWTGIPVKRLAQEETERLLNMEDALHQRVVGQEEAVQSVSNAIRRARSGLKDPKRPIGSFIFLGPTGVGKTELARALADVLFGDEDAMIRLDMSEYMEKHTVSRLLGSPPGYVGHEESGQLTEKVRRRPYSVILLDEIEKAHPEVFNTLLQVLEDGRLTDAKGRTVDFRNTVIIMTSNVGANLIRNESKVGFKPQTSEDSYKEMKDNVMSELKNSFRPEFLNRVDEVIVFHALEKEHLSDIVELMLEELKERMAEFNMNLEFTEESKKHLAEQGYDPTYGARPLRRVIQKQVEDVLSEKMLSGEFAHGETVVIDAEDNELSFKKK, encoded by the coding sequence ATGTTTGCTAGATTTACTCAAAGAGCCCAAAAAGTCATGGCTCTATCACAAGATGAGGCGAAAAGACTAAATCATAATTATATAGGCACTGAACATTTACTACTGGGTCTTATTAGAGAAGGTGAAGGAATTGCTGCCCAGACCTTCAAGAACTTAGGAGTTGATTTGGAAGAAGTTAGAGAAGCTGTGGAGAATTTAGTACAACCGGGTGAAGAACAAGTTAGTGGAAATGTGGGCTATACACCCAGGGTCAAAACAGTAATTGAACTATCTATGGAAGAGGCACGGCGAATGGGTCACAACTATATAGGAACCGAGCACTTATTGTTGGGATTAGTTAAAGAAGGAGAAGGTATAGCCGCTAAGGTACTTCAAGAATTAGGTGTTGACTTAGATAAAGCCCGGGAAGAAGTGCTAAAAATAATTGGTGGTAGTCAGCAGCCAAAAGGTCAAGCCAATTTTGGTCAGGCTCAAAATCCCAAAATGGCAAATAGAGACAAAACACCTACTTTAGATAATTTTGGAAGAGACCTGACTAAACTAGCTGAAGAAGGCAAACTAGATCCGGTGATTGGACGTAAAAAGGAAATTGAACGGGTTATCCAGGTATTAAGCAGAAGGACAAAGAATAATCCTTGTTTAATAGGTGAACCAGGAGTAGGTAAAACTGCTATTGCTGAAGGTTTAGCCCAAAAGATAATTGAAGGTGAGGTACCCAAGATACTCGAAAACAAACGAGTTGTCACTCTTGAATTGTCTGCAGTGGTTGCAGGAACAAAATATAGAGGTGAGTTTGAGGAAAGATTACGTAAATTGATTGATGAATTAACTGATAGTGGTGAAGTTATTATCTTCATTGACGAAATCCACACTATGATTGGCGCAGGTGCCGCTGAGGGAGCTATCGATGCTTCAAATATTCTCAAACCAGCTCTAGCAAAAGGGGAACTACAATGCATAGGTGCAACTACCCTTGATGAATATCGAAAATATATTGAAAAAGATTCGGCCCTAGAGCGTCGTTTCCAGCCAGTTACCGTTGATGAACCTAGTAAAGAAGCAACTGTTGAAATACTTAAAGGTTTAAGAGATCGTTATGAAGCTCATCATAGAGTTCAAATAACAGATGACGCCATTGAAGCTAGTGTGAAAATGTCAGACAGGTATATTACTGATAGATATTTACCTGACAAAGCTATAGATTTAATTGATGAAGCTGCTTCTAATGTTAAACTTAAAACTAATACTGCACCGCCAGATATGAGGAAACTGGAAGAAGATCTTGAGGAAATAGAAAAAGAAAAAGAAGCTGCAGTTAAAAGTCAAGATTTTGAACAGGCAGCCAAATTAAGGGATAAAGAACAAGAAATTAAAAAAGAGTTAGAAGATATGGAAAAAAGCTGGGAGAAAAAACAGTTGTCCGACGAAGCTCAAGTAACTGAGGAGGATATAGCTAGAATTGTGTCGGATTGGACTGGAATACCTGTAAAGCGCTTGGCCCAGGAAGAAACCGAACGTCTGTTGAATATGGAAGACGCTCTCCACCAACGAGTTGTAGGTCAAGAAGAGGCGGTCCAGTCGGTATCAAATGCTATTAGAAGAGCACGCTCTGGTCTAAAAGATCCCAAAAGACCTATTGGCTCTTTTATATTCCTTGGGCCTACAGGGGTAGGAAAAACTGAACTTGCCAGAGCTCTGGCTGATGTGTTATTTGGCGATGAAGATGCTATGATTAGATTAGATATGTCAGAGTATATGGAAAAGCACACGGTTTCGAGACTACTAGGGTCACCACCGGGATACGTAGGCCACGAAGAATCTGGACAGCTAACGGAAAAAGTTCGTCGCCGCCCTTATTCGGTTATTCTACTTGATGAGATAGAAAAGGCCCATCCAGAAGTCTTTAATACATTGTTGCAAGTTCTAGAAGATGGTCGCTTAACTGACGCTAAAGGTAGAACTGTAGATTTTAGAAATACTGTTATAATTATGACCTCCAATGTAGGAGCAAACTTAATTAGAAATGAAAGCAAGGTAGGTTTCAAACCTCAAACCAGTGAAGATTCATATAAAGAAATGAAAGATAATGTTATGAGTGAACTTAAGAACTCATTCCGACCAGAGTTTTTAAATCGAGTAGATGAAGTAATCGTTTTCCATGCACTTGAAAAAGAACATTTATCTGACATTGTGGAACTAATGCTAGAAGAATTGAAGGAAAGAATGGCCGAATTTAACATGAACTTAGAGTTTACGGAAGAGTCTAAAAAACATTTGGCAGAGCAGGGCTATGACCCTACCTACGGAGCCCGTCCTTTACGCCGTGTAATTCAAAAGCAAGTAGAAGATGTCTTATCTGAGAAAATGCTAAGCGGCGAGTTTGCCCACGGTGAAACAGTTGTTATCGATGCCGAAGACAATGAACTAAGCTTTAAAAAGAAGTAA
- a CDS encoding YlbF family regulator: MSVEQKAKELAEAIKETEEFETLKSAENKLNLDVTAQELLQKFQDKQQNLQQSQQQGQEVSQEEIQTLQSLQQEMQNNETIKTLMDAQQQFDNLLQEVNQTVLTSLK; encoded by the coding sequence TTGAGTGTAGAGCAAAAAGCCAAAGAATTGGCTGAAGCAATTAAGGAAACTGAAGAATTTGAGACTTTGAAAAGTGCTGAAAACAAATTAAATCTTGATGTTACAGCTCAAGAATTGTTGCAAAAATTTCAGGACAAGCAGCAAAATCTTCAACAATCACAACAACAAGGACAAGAAGTCAGTCAAGAAGAAATTCAAACATTGCAGTCCTTGCAGCAAGAAATGCAAAATAATGAAACCATTAAAACATTAATGGATGCTCAACAGCAATTTGACAATTTGCTGCAAGAAGTTAACCAAACTGTACTAACTTCCCTTAAATAA
- a CDS encoding deoxyribonuclease IV, which translates to MRLGFHMPLSGGVGKQLNRASELGMECIQIFSGNPTSWKPGKITPKSRDLFIKKQEELQIKPLVFHTPYLINLASPKNDIREKSIYLLNAALEKAKAYDAPYVVTHIGSHVGEGVEKGIDLVSYSLEKIMEDWPEGVELLLENTSGAGSTLGGSLTELKKIIDKFSGTQVLGCCFDTAHAWGAGYDISNVKEVETTLELVNEQLGLDLIKVCHANDTNVPLGSTKDRHQHIGEGNITDEGFGALLTHDSFTPKAVIMETPKNGTDCDQINLQRLKKVVGRHEEE; encoded by the coding sequence ATGAGATTGGGTTTTCACATGCCCCTTTCGGGTGGTGTGGGTAAACAATTAAATCGTGCTAGTGAATTAGGTATGGAATGTATACAAATTTTTTCAGGGAATCCAACTAGCTGGAAGCCAGGCAAAATCACACCAAAATCTCGAGATTTATTTATAAAAAAACAGGAGGAATTACAGATAAAACCTTTAGTGTTTCATACTCCCTACTTGATTAACCTGGCTTCTCCTAAAAATGATATTAGGGAAAAATCAATCTACTTATTGAATGCTGCCTTGGAAAAAGCCAAAGCTTACGATGCTCCTTATGTGGTAACTCATATCGGTAGTCATGTGGGTGAAGGAGTTGAAAAGGGAATTGATCTGGTGAGTTATAGTTTAGAAAAGATTATGGAGGATTGGCCTGAGGGGGTAGAATTACTACTGGAAAACACTTCAGGAGCTGGATCTACTCTAGGTGGTAGTTTAACCGAACTTAAAAAAATTATAGATAAATTTTCAGGAACCCAGGTGCTCGGGTGCTGTTTTGATACTGCTCATGCTTGGGGTGCCGGTTACGACATTTCAAATGTCAAGGAGGTAGAGACCACTCTGGAACTGGTTAATGAACAGCTGGGCCTGGATTTGATCAAAGTTTGCCATGCCAATGATACCAATGTCCCTTTAGGATCTACTAAAGATAGGCATCAACATATTGGTGAAGGTAATATCACAGATGAGGGATTCGGTGCTTTGTTAACTCATGATTCATTTACACCAAAGGCAGTTATTATGGAAACACCAAAAAATGGTACAGACTGTGACCAAATAAACTTACAACGATTAAAAAAGGTGGTTGGCAGGCATGAAGAAGAATGA
- a CDS encoding SIR2 family NAD-dependent protein deacylase, which yields MADNKKFQDLKEKLLSSEEPYVLTGAGISTESGIPDFRGKDGLWTKIDPMQYSTREVLMSVPEKFYEYGFERFKQLANKEPNQGHKILADLEKHGVISGIVTQNIDGLHQKAGSKQVFEVHGNTRKCYCLGCNQEYPFQELSDQLEKEQKDVPKCKECGGMLRPDIILFGDQMPDLFFKVTTVLKQRCDFLLVIGTSLQVYPVAALAELGIPMGIINLEETPFDRQAEVVIQGKCGETLSQLWDHMKDELSQ from the coding sequence ATGGCTGATAACAAAAAATTTCAAGATCTAAAAGAAAAACTATTGTCTTCCGAGGAACCTTATGTACTAACTGGAGCCGGAATCAGTACAGAAAGTGGTATACCAGATTTTAGAGGCAAAGATGGCTTGTGGACCAAAATTGATCCTATGCAATATTCTACTAGAGAAGTATTGATGTCGGTGCCGGAAAAATTTTATGAATATGGTTTCGAAAGATTTAAGCAACTGGCCAACAAAGAACCCAATCAGGGTCATAAGATTTTAGCTGATTTAGAAAAACATGGTGTGATAAGTGGTATAGTCACACAAAATATCGATGGTCTTCATCAAAAAGCAGGTTCAAAACAAGTATTTGAAGTCCATGGTAATACCAGAAAGTGCTATTGTTTAGGATGTAATCAAGAGTATCCTTTCCAAGAATTAAGCGATCAATTAGAAAAAGAACAAAAAGATGTCCCTAAATGTAAGGAATGTGGAGGTATGTTACGACCTGATATCATACTATTTGGTGATCAAATGCCAGATCTATTTTTTAAAGTTACCACAGTTTTGAAACAACGGTGCGACTTTTTATTGGTTATAGGTACCAGTTTACAGGTGTACCCTGTGGCTGCCCTAGCTGAACTAGGTATTCCCATGGGTATAATTAATCTTGAGGAAACCCCCTTTGATCGACAGGCAGAAGTAGTTATACAGGGTAAATGTGGAGAGACTCTGTCACAACTATGGGATCATATGAAAGACGAATTATCACAATAA
- a CDS encoding vitamin B12-dependent ribonucleotide reductase, giving the protein MELTKNAKMVLEKRYLKTNEKGETENPEDMLKRVADNIAQVEKDVYQKDKQEVSKVSQNFFDLMDNQYFMPNSPTLMNAGRELQQLAACFVLPIEDSMESIFEAIKNAALIHKSGGGTGFSFSNLRPKNDIVLSTGGVASGPVSFMKVFNSATEAVKQGGTRRGANMGILRVDHPDIQEFITCKRDSDEINNFNISVGITEEFMEAVKQDGEYSLKNPKNGQAVKTLRAREVFDKIVEMAWGNGEPGIVFIDKMNENNPTPHIGEIESTNPCGEQPLLPFESCNLGSVNLSKMVNNGAVDYQLLKETVHTAVHFLDNVIDANRYPLPEIEKTSKENRKIGLGVMGFGDMLFKLRIPYNSQEALDLAEKVMGYIDQESKAKSQELAKERGAFPNFKGSIYDQKGEEPIRNATTTTIAPTGTISILCGTSSGIEPLFALAFTRNVLDNDKLVEVNPVFKEATEEAGCYSSELMEKVADKGSIQDIDEIPDSIKKVFVTSHDISPEWHLKMQAAFQKATDNAVSKTVNLPNEADLKDVYEIYNLAHELNCKGVTVYRDGSRDTQVLQTSKAKSKQEEQKQQKPQKSEPKEGRAGEIVPRKRPDATIGRTERIKTGCGNLYVTINEDEEGLCEVFASMGKSGGCAASQSEATARLVSMALRSGLKGESIVKELRGIRCPSPAWNKGGGMVLSCPDAIGIVLDRYLIRKEQGEEPVQSNNGIDKLDMLMGACPDCGSPVSHESGCITCYYCGYSKCS; this is encoded by the coding sequence ATGGAATTGACAAAGAACGCCAAAATGGTCCTTGAAAAGAGGTACTTAAAGACCAATGAGAAAGGTGAAACTGAAAATCCAGAAGATATGCTGAAACGAGTAGCTGATAATATTGCTCAAGTTGAAAAAGATGTTTATCAAAAAGATAAACAGGAAGTATCGAAAGTTTCCCAGAATTTTTTTGACCTTATGGACAATCAATATTTTATGCCAAACTCTCCTACTTTGATGAACGCTGGGAGAGAATTGCAACAATTGGCTGCTTGTTTTGTTTTACCTATAGAAGATTCTATGGAGAGTATATTTGAAGCGATTAAAAATGCAGCGTTAATTCATAAGAGTGGAGGAGGTACAGGCTTTTCCTTCTCAAACTTACGCCCTAAAAATGATATAGTTTTATCTACAGGTGGTGTAGCCAGCGGGCCTGTATCCTTTATGAAAGTTTTTAACTCGGCAACTGAAGCTGTAAAACAAGGTGGTACTAGACGTGGAGCCAATATGGGTATTCTCAGGGTGGATCATCCAGATATACAGGAATTTATTACATGCAAACGTGACAGTGATGAAATCAATAATTTTAATATCTCTGTTGGAATAACCGAAGAATTTATGGAAGCCGTAAAACAAGATGGTGAATACTCCCTTAAAAACCCCAAAAATGGTCAAGCAGTTAAAACTCTCAGGGCAAGAGAAGTTTTTGATAAAATAGTAGAAATGGCTTGGGGAAATGGCGAACCCGGGATAGTTTTTATTGACAAGATGAATGAAAATAATCCCACTCCCCATATTGGTGAAATTGAATCAACAAACCCTTGTGGTGAACAACCTTTATTGCCCTTTGAATCTTGTAATTTGGGATCTGTCAATCTTTCAAAGATGGTAAACAATGGTGCAGTGGACTATCAATTATTAAAGGAAACTGTCCATACTGCAGTTCATTTTCTTGATAATGTAATTGATGCCAATAGATATCCTTTACCAGAGATTGAAAAGACGTCAAAGGAAAATAGAAAAATTGGTTTAGGAGTAATGGGTTTTGGAGATATGTTGTTTAAACTAAGAATACCTTATAACTCTCAAGAAGCCCTGGATTTAGCCGAAAAAGTCATGGGTTATATTGATCAAGAATCAAAAGCCAAATCTCAAGAACTAGCTAAAGAAAGAGGAGCTTTTCCCAACTTTAAAGGCAGTATATATGATCAAAAAGGTGAAGAACCCATTAGAAATGCAACAACTACTACCATTGCTCCCACTGGAACCATTTCCATTTTATGTGGAACCTCTAGCGGAATAGAGCCATTATTTGCCCTGGCATTTACAAGAAATGTGCTCGATAATGATAAACTAGTGGAAGTAAACCCTGTATTTAAAGAGGCAACTGAAGAAGCGGGTTGTTATAGTTCTGAATTGATGGAAAAAGTGGCAGATAAGGGAAGTATACAGGATATTGATGAAATTCCGGATAGTATCAAAAAGGTATTTGTAACATCTCATGATATATCCCCAGAATGGCACTTGAAGATGCAGGCAGCTTTCCAGAAAGCAACCGACAATGCGGTAAGCAAAACTGTTAATCTGCCTAATGAAGCTGACCTAAAAGATGTTTATGAAATTTATAATCTGGCTCACGAATTAAACTGTAAAGGCGTTACAGTTTACAGAGACGGTAGTCGTGATACCCAAGTACTGCAGACAAGTAAAGCTAAATCAAAGCAAGAAGAACAAAAACAACAAAAACCACAAAAAAGTGAACCTAAAGAAGGCCGAGCCGGTGAAATTGTTCCCAGAAAACGACCCGATGCCACTATCGGCCGGACTGAGAGAATAAAAACTGGTTGTGGTAATTTATATGTTACGATTAATGAAGATGAAGAAGGTCTTTGTGAAGTTTTTGCGTCCATGGGTAAATCCGGAGGTTGTGCTGCTAGTCAATCCGAAGCTACTGCCAGGCTGGTAAGTATGGCCTTGAGGTCCGGTTTAAAAGGTGAATCCATAGTAAAAGAATTGAGAGGTATTCGGTGCCCAAGCCCTGCCTGGAACAAAGGAGGGGGAATGGTACTAAGCTGTCCAGATGCCATTGGCATCGTCTTAGACCGTTATCTTATTAGAAAAGAACAAGGAGAAGAACCGGTTCAATCTAATAATGGTATAGACAAATTAGATATGTTAATGGGTGCTTGTCCTGATTGTGGTAGCCCAGTTTCCCATGAAAGTGGGTGCATTACATGCTATTATTGTGGATACTCTAAATGTAGCTAG